From the Hyalangium ruber genome, the window AGCAGGTGCTGTCGTTCACGCCCTACACCGCGTTCGTCATCCTGCTGTTCCAGGACATCATCCGGATCAACGTGCGGCTCACCCGAGATCCGTATCTGAAGAAGATCATCGGCCGGCATGCGAGCGAGGACACGGGGCACGATCTCTGGTTCCTGGATGACTTGAAGCTCATCTTCCCGGAGCGGCAGTGGGACATCGGCTGGCTGTTCTCCCGGGAGAACCGGCCGATGCGGGACGCGGCGCTCGCGCTGTGCTCGGAGATCTACCGCATCCAGGATGACCGACTGCGGCTGGTGTTCGTGGAGGCCCTGGAGGCCACCTCGCAGGTGTACTTCCCGATGATGGACCAGCACCTGAAGCAGTGTGGGCTCGGCCAGGGGCTCAAGTTCTTCGCCGGGCACCACATCTCCGTGGAGGAGAGTCACACCCTCTTCCAGCAGGAAGTGGAGCGGCAACTCAACGCCATCGAGGTGCCCGATGGGCTCCGCGAGGAAGCGCTGGGAATCGTGGACAGGGTGTTCGAGTCCTTCGTGCTGCTGGCGGATGGGCTGCAGGAGCACGCCGGTGCGGTCTCTCGGCGCCGGAACTGGATCCCTCGCTCCGAGGAGTTCGCTGGCAAGACGTTCAAGGAGCACGGCCTGACGCGGCTGGAGCCCCTGGCGCGTGCCTCGGGGCTGGAGCCCTCGGCGGCGCTGCGAGACTTTGGCAACCTGTTCGCCCCGTGGGGAGAGCGCCCCATGCGCAAGGTGCCGCTGTGGCCCTCGACACTGAGCGAGGAGCACTCGCCGCTCGAGTTCTCCTGGTCCTCGCACGGTGGACAGCCCGAGTTGCGCTTGCGTGTGGAAGCCCTGGGGGACAACCCGAGCCCCGCCACCAACTGGGCGGTGGCACAACAACTGAGCGGGCGCCTGAGCTTCGAGTACCAGCGCTCCCTGGAGCGGCTGCGGCGCATCGAGGAGCTCTTCGTGCCACGTGAGCCCGGGGCGACGTTCGCGATGGGCCATGCGATGACCCTGAGGCCAGGAGCCCCGCCCGAGCTCTGGGTGTTCCTGAATCCTCAGGCCCAGGGCGCCGAGCAGGCACCGGCGCGGGTGGAAGAGGCGCTCGGTCGTCTCGGGCTCGCGCGCTCCTGGCGCTCGTTGCGCGAGGCGATGCTGCGCCGACCGAAGGATCGGCTCCTCTCCCTGGCGCTGGAGCTCTCCGAGGGTCCCGAGGCGCGCGTCGAGTTGCATGCGGAACATCTCGACGCCACCGCCGAGGACGTGGAGCCGGTGCTGGCGCTCGGGCAGGGGTATGCCTCGGGAGAGGCGCGCAGGCTGTTCCAGATGCTGGCGGGAGAAGCGGGCCCCATCTCCCGGGGCGCCGT encodes:
- a CDS encoding tryptophan dimethylallyltransferase family protein; translation: MKHIHGYIERWEHRLAQHEFFTRMNFGNTLEQVLSFTPYTAFVILLFQDIIRINVRLTRDPYLKKIIGRHASEDTGHDLWFLDDLKLIFPERQWDIGWLFSRENRPMRDAALALCSEIYRIQDDRLRLVFVEALEATSQVYFPMMDQHLKQCGLGQGLKFFAGHHISVEESHTLFQQEVERQLNAIEVPDGLREEALGIVDRVFESFVLLADGLQEHAGAVSRRRNWIPRSEEFAGKTFKEHGLTRLEPLARASGLEPSAALRDFGNLFAPWGERPMRKVPLWPSTLSEEHSPLEFSWSSHGGQPELRLRVEALGDNPSPATNWAVAQQLSGRLSFEYQRSLERLRRIEELFVPREPGATFAMGHAMTLRPGAPPELWVFLNPQAQGAEQAPARVEEALGRLGLARSWRSLREAMLRRPKDRLLSLALELSEGPEARVELHAEHLDATAEDVEPVLALGQGYASGEARRLFQMLAGEAGPISRGAVRTSVMLSTGSEPRAVGSTLQFPVHAYADDDRVARERIAELLDARERQHYREVLSEVARRPLEAGVGLQSAVFAQWQGTPCRMGVYLTSEAYAIRTPRNAPGQAPLSYGHGS